The following proteins come from a genomic window of Halomarina ordinaria:
- a CDS encoding ABC transporter permease → MTLTRRVRSETTAAARSFLRRRTAVFFTFFFPVIIILIFGALVQTQPTGGGLFAEPPAYYLPGYLAVVVLFTPLSRVGSEVARHREGNRFEKLATTPLSRAEWLLSHTLVNVGIIGVAALVIFALVVLVTGANIALGPGLALVVPFVVLGVALFCGVGALLGRIADSQDGVIAASNGIAIPLLFLSETFVPPSMLPEWFVPALSLSPLSYFSRGVRAVTTPGGGDPLVDLGVLAALTAVFFVAGALALPRTD, encoded by the coding sequence GTGACGCTGACGCGCCGGGTGCGCTCGGAGACGACGGCGGCCGCCCGCTCGTTCCTCCGGCGACGGACGGCCGTCTTCTTCACGTTCTTCTTCCCCGTCATCATCATCCTCATCTTCGGCGCGCTGGTGCAGACGCAACCCACCGGCGGCGGCCTGTTCGCCGAACCGCCGGCGTACTACCTCCCCGGCTACCTCGCCGTGGTGGTGCTGTTCACGCCGCTGTCGCGCGTCGGGAGCGAGGTGGCGCGCCACCGCGAGGGCAACCGCTTCGAGAAGCTGGCGACGACGCCCCTCTCCCGGGCGGAGTGGCTGCTCTCGCACACGCTCGTCAACGTCGGCATCATCGGCGTCGCCGCGCTCGTCATCTTCGCGCTCGTCGTCCTCGTCACCGGCGCGAACATCGCGCTCGGACCGGGCCTCGCGCTCGTCGTCCCCTTCGTCGTCCTCGGCGTCGCGCTGTTCTGCGGCGTCGGGGCGCTGCTCGGACGCATCGCCGACTCGCAGGACGGCGTCATCGCCGCGAGCAACGGCATCGCCATCCCCCTCCTGTTCCTCTCGGAGACGTTCGTCCCGCCGTCGATGCTCCCCGAGTGGTTCGTCCCCGCGCTGTCGCTCTCGCCGCTCTCGTACTTCTCGCGGGGCGTCCGGGCGGTCACCACCCCCGGGGGCGGTGACCCGCTCGTGGACCTGGGCGTCCTCGCCGCGCTCACCGCCGTCTTCTTCGTCGCCGGGGCGCTCGCGCTCCCCCGGACGGACTGA